The proteins below are encoded in one region of Akkermansiaceae bacterium:
- a CDS encoding helix-turn-helix domain-containing protein yields MLELGLKIPEDIAIISGQHREVDSAYLAIPITTIDLNMKQQGYNAAEALHKLIQGEQLAAEVYFTQGAKIIQRDSTALPQKGLSKATEYIDQHIGDPITVDQLALKAGISRASLQRQFKETFGCGVATEIRRRRMDQAKALLIESDMSATAIADKLGYSSVAQFYRLFKKESGLTCGEYRELHAAAGSDSLQ; encoded by the coding sequence GTGTTGGAACTAGGGCTAAAGATACCTGAAGACATCGCCATCATTAGTGGTCAACACCGTGAGGTAGATTCCGCCTATTTGGCGATCCCTATCACCACGATCGATCTCAACATGAAGCAACAAGGCTACAACGCTGCCGAGGCTCTCCACAAACTCATCCAGGGAGAGCAGCTCGCTGCTGAGGTATACTTCACACAAGGAGCAAAGATAATCCAACGAGACTCCACCGCACTGCCCCAAAAAGGGCTGTCAAAGGCGACCGAATACATTGATCAACATATCGGGGACCCCATCACTGTGGATCAGCTTGCCCTCAAAGCAGGCATCTCTAGAGCATCATTACAACGCCAGTTCAAAGAGACATTTGGCTGCGGAGTCGCCACCGAGATTCGACGCCGGCGCATGGATCAAGCCAAAGCCTTGCTCATTGAAAGCGACATGTCAGCCACAGCTATTGCCGACAAATTGGGCTACTCCTCAGTTGCCCAGTTTTATCGCTTATTCAAAAAAGAATCAGGCTTAACCTGTGGCGAATACCGAGAACTCCATGCGGCGGCTGGATCGGATAGTTTACAATAG
- a CDS encoding DUF58 domain-containing protein, producing MTPDSIEEIMRRVHLLEIKARRLARETFSGEYQSSFKGSGLDFEDYREYQHGDETRFIDWNVTARKDHPYIRTFREERELSVILAVDISGSSLYGSTYLSKRELAAELAAVIAFSANFNGDKTGLLLFANEPLLYLPPAKGSKHILRMIREILAVDPEDPRTSIPAACNFLLHTVKRKALVFMISDFFAHDLKRPLGALASKHDTIALRVVDPMEEKLPKIGTVTLTDPETGWQTTVNTNNSNLRMGFSKLTRRHNEGITKLFKQQGIDHLKLTTTGDYLPHLHRLFKARTRRRNS from the coding sequence ATGACCCCCGACTCCATCGAAGAAATCATGCGCCGAGTGCACCTCCTTGAGATCAAGGCGAGGCGACTGGCCAGGGAGACCTTCAGTGGCGAATACCAATCCTCTTTCAAGGGCAGCGGTCTCGATTTCGAGGATTACCGCGAATACCAGCATGGCGACGAAACCCGTTTTATCGACTGGAATGTCACCGCCCGCAAGGACCACCCTTACATCCGCACCTTCCGCGAGGAACGTGAACTCTCCGTCATTCTCGCCGTCGACATCTCCGGCTCCAGCCTTTACGGTAGCACATACCTCAGTAAAAGGGAACTCGCCGCCGAACTCGCCGCCGTCATCGCCTTCAGTGCCAATTTCAATGGCGACAAAACAGGCCTGCTGCTCTTTGCCAACGAGCCCCTGCTCTACCTCCCACCCGCCAAAGGCAGCAAACACATCCTGCGCATGATCCGGGAAATCCTGGCCGTCGATCCCGAAGACCCACGCACCTCCATTCCAGCCGCATGCAATTTCCTCCTGCACACGGTCAAACGCAAGGCCCTCGTGTTTATGATCTCGGACTTCTTCGCCCACGATCTGAAACGTCCTCTCGGCGCACTCGCCAGCAAACACGACACCATCGCCCTGCGCGTGGTCGATCCCATGGAGGAAAAGCTGCCCAAGATCGGCACCGTCACCCTCACCGATCCGGAAACCGGCTGGCAGACCACCGTCAACACCAACAACAGCAACCTCCGCATGGGCTTCAGCAAACTCACCCGGCGACACAACGAAGGCATCACCAAGCTGTTCAAACAACAAGGAATCGACCACCTCAAACTCACCACCACCGGTGATTATCTCCCCCACCTCCACCGCCTGTTCAAAGCCCGCACCCGCCGCCGCAACTCCTGA